CCGGAAGAGCCTAACCCTTCTTCCTCTCCATCATCAGACTCTTCTGATTCTACATCGGTAGAGGCGGCATCATCGGAAACTTCTGCATCGTCGTTTTCGCTAGGATCTTCCTCCACGACTtccttcttctgcttcttcaacGGAGGTGTCTTCTGGGACTTGGCTCCTCCCTTCTTCAACGCCAGAGCTTGGGGCTTCTCCGCCTTCCTCTTCAACGGAGGGGTTTGAGATTTCGCCACCCTCTTCTTGCTACGAGTGAGAACCATCGCAAAAaaattagggttagggtttttcCTCGCGGCGAGGGTTTAACACACACACAGGTAGAGAAAGGTGATGAGTTTTGGAGTTGCAGCAACTAGCACCCCATATATTGTTTTGCGTTTAAAGGAACATATTAATGGGCCTTGATCCAGATAATAGTAGGCCCAATTGTAATAATGTTTGCTCGGAGGTTGGGGTTTGGAGTTGCCAAGTCTGTGCATTACTACTGGTCATGGCCCATCGTTGGGGTTGTGTTCAAGTTCAACTACTACATCTTCAGGAGTTTTCAACTACATCCCATCAACAGCACTTAATGCATGTACAGCGATTATGGGAGTGTTGATTTTCTTTGCGTTTCAGAACAGTGATATAAGCTTACCTGATTGGTGTGGTGGGGGCTTGAGAATTCAGACCATTGTACTCTAGCGCATTGCCCCACGGCTAAAAGTGTTGTCGTTAAAGGCTGTTGATGCAGATGAAGCATGGCCGAAATGGTCTATGTTGATATCGCTAAGCGATTCAGACAATGTAAAGCACTAGATTTGATTTCATGTTCTTTTACAATTAACTAAGTATAACAGCTAAATTTGACCCCCAAAAAAAAGTACAACAGCTAACAAAGCAGAGGCTTTCATTCCAAGTTTCCAATTATATAACAAAAAGTGGAACCAAATAGAAAAAAACTGGATCACAAGAAGAAGCCCCAAAAGACATCATTCAACTGATAAACtcgtgtttaagatttaaaatttcaatggTCTCTTGagaacttttttgtttttgtttctcaaCTGAAGATGGAAGCAAAACTCTAATTAGCTAACATCGCATACCCGTTGTCTTCAGTTGAAAAGTCCAGGGTTTAACCAGTCCCTGCCATTAaagtgaaatatatatatgtgagatATTACCATCATCTACATGAAAGGTTGTAGCTTTTTCGTTTCTAAGTTTGTGTGTATTGAACTTACTTGGTGATATCATCAAGATGATCATCAACATCTGTGACGTCCTTCCATTTCTCAGATGAAATGTAATCTGACAAAACTACATTGGCCGAAGGCTCTTTCAAGAGTAGCTTGCTTCCTCCATCTGTTCCAACCACTCTCCAGTTCTTGGATCCATCTTTCACACAAAGCTAGCATGTAATATATAGACAAAAGTATTACTACAAATTGAAAAAGTGACCTATTAACTGCAGCAAAAGTAAATTCCATCAAGCAGAAAGTAGCGAAAGAAAAGGGACAACACGAGTTTGATGTCAAGAAGGTTGCTAGCTCAATTCAAGTAGATAGTCTGGATATGTTAGTCAGCTAGTATCGTCATTTTTTATATCTTAACGTTGACAGTATATGTTTAGGATGCAGTCAAACTAAAAATCAATGCAAGGATGAGATGAGAGCCGGACTACCAATAAGTTGTTAGCAAATACTTAAAAATCGACCTTCTCAGtttttcaatattctatttCTCTCTTAAGCTAATGGTAAGTCTTATCGTTTTTTCATAACAGTGTATTTTTTACATAGCAATAACAATATACTTTCAAATGCCAAGAAGATATACTAGTGTAGCGTGgccttgatatatatattccttACTTAATTGACAAACTTCTAAATCTCATATCCAAGCTATAATACTAAGCTGTCGAAAACATTGTCCTGATTAGAAAGACCAACCTGCATCACAGGGCTTCGATCTTTACCCTTTGATAAGGCTTCAAGCTTTTTGTTGTTCAACTACAAAACAGCATAATAAAATGGTTACTTTAGTTAGTGATTCAATCAATTGCTGCACTTAGAATGTAAAGGACAAGAAATTCACCAAGAGAATAGGTGCAGGAGGGAAATAGCGAGAGATGTGATCACCAATGTTCTTAGCCACACCACAGAGCTCCACGTCATCGAACCTCTCGTTGGCGTGAAAGTAGCCAACAATACTCAAACCTTGAGCCACGTAATGCTCCTCTATCTAAAACACATCCCAAACAGCAAACATATACACATCTTTTAAACACAGCTACAGAAACAGTGTTGTGCTTCTCGTTAAACCCAAACAATCCAAGATCTAAAACTTTCTATGTTAAAATAGAAACAAGACTGACAATCAGGTAACAGACATAACAGCAAGAGTGAACTAATAATAACAAATGCAGCTACCGTTTCATTtagtaattaaatatctaaactcaattttttttcaaaagttcaATTGCAAAGCCGATTCAAAccagaacaagaagaagagagagtgaCCATGATGAGGGAGATCTCGAGAGGAGGAAGGAGAGCGAGGTTAGAGTGAAAGAGCGGCACTGAATCGGAGATCTCCACGAGGCCTTCGTCCTTAGGGCTGATTCGACCGACGAGGACTCCGTTGACCGCCGCCGTCTTGTGACGCAGCGAGTGGAGAACGAGTTTGATGTAAGCGTTCTGTGAGATCTCATACTTCAATTCCCCGTTACTTCCCATAGTTAACTCGATCCGAGACTCAGTCTCACTCGCGGCGTAAGGTTGAGATTACAGGAAGAGAAATTATGAATCGCAAGCAATCGAGAGACCACGTTCTGAGATCAACTTCATCCGCACAAAACCGGGTCTGGGTCCCCTCGAACCGGAATTTTCAATTAGGTACGTTCAGTTTTTAAATGATAGAAAATGTCGgaaagtttattttaataagaagaCTAGGAGTTAATCCGCGcgtaatatttt
This genomic stretch from Brassica napus cultivar Da-Ae chromosome C9, Da-Ae, whole genome shotgun sequence harbors:
- the LOC106447650 gene encoding ER membrane protein complex subunit 8/9 homolog, producing the protein MGSNGELKYEISQNAYIKLVLHSLRHKTAAVNGVLVGRISPKDEGLVEISDSVPLFHSNLALLPPLEISLIMIEEHYVAQGLSIVGYFHANERFDDVELCGVAKNIGDHISRYFPPAPILLLNNKKLEALSKGKDRSPVMQLCVKDGSKNWRVVGTDGGSKLLLKEPSANVVLSDYISSEKWKDVTDVDDHLDDITKDWLNPGLFN